In Apus apus isolate bApuApu2 chromosome 25, bApuApu2.pri.cur, whole genome shotgun sequence, the following proteins share a genomic window:
- the MSL1 gene encoding male-specific lethal 1 homolog, protein MGAGGGSPGQAACLRQILLLQLDLIEQQQQQLQAKERQIEELKAERDTLLARIERMERRVQLVKKDSEREKHRIFQGFEVDEKPEAEACEKLPLECPQDLLEPPPTLQPKHFPYGRNGKGHKRKPTFGSVERKTPVKKMVSEFSKVKSKTSKHSPGKEESGSSLSETVCKRELRSQETPEKPRSFLETPLRVSAPPKGPGAHPKEKSFFSSEADDLPYLSTTEMYLCRWHQPPPSPLREPSPKKEETVAIPSWRDHVVEPLRDPNPSDILENLDDSVFSKRHAKLELDEKRRKRWDIQRIREQRILQRLQLRMYKRKGIQESEPEVTSFFPEPDDVESLLITPYLPVVAFGRPLPKLTPQNFELPWLDERSRCRLEVQKKQTPHRTCRK, encoded by the exons ATGGGGGCCGGCGGGGGCTCGCCGGGGCAGGCGGCCTGTCTGCGGCAgatcctgctgctccagctggacCTCAtcgagcagcagcagcagcagttgcagGCCAAGGAGCGGCAGATCGAGGAGCTCAAGGCCGAACGGGACACG CTCCTGGCGCGGATCGAGCGCATGGAAAGGCGGGTGCAGCTGGTGAAGAAGGACAGCGAGCGGGAGAAGCACCGCATCTTCCAGGGCTTTGAAGTGGATGAGAAGCCGGAGGCAGAGGCTTGTGAGAAGCTGCCATTGGAGTGTCCTCAGGACCTGCTGGAGCCCCCCCCAACCCTGCAGCCCAAGCACTTCCCCTATGGCAGGAATGGGAAGGGACACAAAAG GAAGCCGACGTTTGGGAGTGTGGAGAGGAAGACGCCTGTTAAAAAAATGGTGTCCGAGTTCTCAAAAGTGAAGAGTAAAACTTCTAAGCActccccagggaaggaggaatCGGGCAGCTCCTTGTCTGAAACTGTTTGTAAAAGAGAACTGCGGAGCCAAGAGACTCCAGAAAAACCCAGGTCATTCCTGGAAACCCCGCTCCGAGTCTCAGCCCCACCCAAGGGCCCTGGTGCCCACCCCAAGGAGAAGAGCTTCTTCAGCAGCGAGGCAGACGACCTGCCCTATCTCTCAACCACGGAAATGTACTTGTGCCGCTGGCACCAGCCGCCCCCCTCGCCGCTGCGGGAGCCTTCCCCAAAGAAGGAGGAGACTGTAGCAA TTCCGTCTTGGAGGGACCATGTTGTGGAGCCCCTGAGAGACCCCAACCCCTCGGACATCCTGGAG AACCTGGATGACAGCGTCTTTTCCAAACGGCACGCCAAGCTGGAGCTGGATGAAAAACGAAGGAAAAG GTGGGACATTCAGCGGATCAGGGAACAGAGAATCCTACAGCGGCTGCAGCTCCGAATGTACAAAAGGAAAGGGATCCAGGAGTCGGAGCCTGAAGTTACCTCATTTTTCCCTGAGCCAGATGATG TGGAAAGCTTGCTCATCACCCCGTACCTGCCCGTCGTCGCCTTTGGCCGGCCCTTACCAAAACTGACCCCACA GAACTTCGAGCTGCCCTGGCTGGACGAGCGCAGCCGCTGCCGGCTGGAGGTGCAGAAGAAGCAGACCCCGCACCGGACCTGCCGGAAGTGA